ATCTGTGGGAAGAAGAGGGTTGTGGCCCGGCTACCCTCTCCATACCATGGAGAGTCTGAACTGGACTCCGGGAGGCAACAGCCAGGCACAGCCCTGTGTCCTCTGAGGCCACCATCTTTCCTCATCCATCCCCTATAGGCCCAGAGCATTCCTCTGACTCCGAATACACTCTCTCAGAGCCGGACTccgaagaggaagaagatgaggaggaggaggaggaggagaccacTGACGATCCTGAATATGACCCCGGCTACAAGGTGAAGCAGCGCCTgggcgggggccgggggggcCCGTCCCGCCGGGCCCCCCGTGCCGCGCAGCTCCCgggccccccagcccagccctgccagctcTGTGGCCGCTCACCCCTTGGGGAAGCCCCCCCAGGCACCCCACCTTGCCGGCTCTGCTGCCCTGCTACAGCCCCCCAGGATGTGCCAGCCCCTGAAAGCAGGGCccttggggaggaagaggaggagccacCTCGGGCTGGGGAGGGCCAACCAgccgggagggaggaggaggaggaggaagaggaggaggagggcacttACCACTGTACGGAGTGCGAGGATTCCTTCGACAACCTCGGGGAGCTGCATGGGCACTTCATGCTGCATGCCCGGGGTGAGGTGTAGGCAGGGCCTCTACCCAGGGAGCTTGgcagaaggggtggggtgggtggggtgggagaagggggctGAGGACATTGGGGTGGTCGCAGTGGTCATAGGGATGGGGTCCTGCCAATCTGTGTCGTCTTAGCAGTAGATGTGTGAAGGacagaataaaagccaaattcTGTGTGTGTCAGTCCAGGGTGTGTTTGGTGTGTgtgcgtatatgtgtgtgtatgtacatgtgagGCATGTGCCTGGGCATTTATCtcaccctccccaggccccttctTGGGAAACCTTAGGATCATTGTTGCCAAGGTAATTAACATTACCTAAGTGCATGTGTTCAACGTGGTTTCCTTGTACTTAATCACAGACTCCATGATGTACTGGGTCAGACACAACAGAATTTTGTTTCTCGTTCACACAATAGTTCAGGGTGGGTGTTCCAGGTGGACAGGTTCCATACGGTGATTTGAGGACCCAGGCCATCCTGTGAGCCTTTTGTCATTCACATGGTTATGGCTGGGTTCTGCCGGTAGAAgaggaatagagagcccagagaggTACGCACATTCTCTAGAAGCCCAGCCCAGACGTGGCGCACACTGCTTCCATTTCCCTTCCTTTGCTGAGAGactagtcacatggccacagctccctgcaagggagcctgggagaggCAGCCTAGCCAAGTGcccagaaagcagaagagagtTTGTGGAAGACAGCTAGTGCTCTCTGCCACTTCGTCTAAGAACCATCACAAAGAGGACTTTAATTATAATCATAGCTGTGCTTTCTGAGTGCTTCCTGGGTGCCAAGTGCCAGTCCAAGAGCTTTATATATATTGACTCATAGAAGTTGTGCATCTAGGAACTTACAAAAATAGAACCTTAATTATAATTACAGCTGCCATTTCCCAGCACTTCCAGAGTGCTGCATTTGATTTGCATGAGATCATCGGGTCCTTAGAATAACTCTGCAAAGTAGGGACTGTGATCCATTagttcatttaacaagtatttttgaGTCCTTgctgtgtgctaagcactgggaattcaccagtgaaggaAAAAATTCCTTGTCTTCATGAAGCTTccatggaggagggaaggggccacTGGTGGGGACAGATGGTAAATGAGTTAAGATGTTGCCTATGCTGGATGGTGGTAAATACTGTGGAGATAAAtcaagcagagaaaggggaacagtTCTGGAAGAGGGTACAATTTTAAATAGTGTTGTCCTCCCTAAGGAGGTGGCAGAGACCTAAGCAGAGACctgaaagggggagggagggagccagccaTGCACAGCAGgtgtggggaggcaggagccTGCTCCACCGGTCAAGGCCAGAGGGGCCGGAGAGGCAaaggtggcagagccagagcaGTGAGgccagaggggagcagagagccAGCTCATTACAGCCTTCTTGAAACATTGGCTCCCACTCTGAGATGGGAGGTACTAATCCGCAGAAGCTTGGCACCAAAGCTTCTTTGAAAATAGAAGCCTAATTAttataatagctaccatttactaagcatttactgtgtgccaggctctaa
This region of Camelus ferus isolate YT-003-E chromosome 9, BCGSAC_Cfer_1.0, whole genome shotgun sequence genomic DNA includes:
- the ZNF428 gene encoding zinc finger protein 428, yielding MTETREPAETGGYASLEEDDEDLSPGPEHSSDSEYTLSEPDSEEEEDEEEEEEETTDDPEYDPGYKVKQRLGGGRGGPSRRAPRAAQLPGPPAQPCQLCGRSPLGEAPPGTPPCRLCCPATAPQDVPAPESRALGEEEEEPPRAGEGQPAGREEEEEEEEEEGTYHCTECEDSFDNLGELHGHFMLHARGEV